GCGCCTTCGCGAGCATGCGCTTCTCGCCCGCGGAGAGCCCGCGCTCGCGCTCACGACGCCACAGGTCACGCACCACTTCGGCGACCTTGATGACATCGCCAGAAGCGAGCTTCTCCAGATTTGCCTTGTAGCGCCGGGACCAGTTCGTCGGCTCTTCTGCATACGGTGCACGAAGCACCTCGAAGACCCGGTCCAGCCCGTCCTGGCCGACTACGTCGCGAACGCCGACGAACTCCGCATTGTCCGCAGGCACACGAACCGTCAGGTCGCCCTGGGCGACCTTGAGCACCAAGTAGGTCTTGTCCACGCCTTTGATCTGGCGAGTCTCAATGGCCTCGATCAGCGCGGCCCCGTGATGGGGATAGACCACGGTGTCGCCAACCTTGAACGTCATGTGACAGGTACCCCTTCCGTGGCTATCCAGGGTAACACGAGAACTGACCGTTATGAATGGCGTTTTCGCAGGTCAGGGCACATCTCGGGGCTTGACAACAGCAACAGGAACGTGCTGCGGAAGGGTTCCGGAAGGG
This DNA window, taken from Streptomyces sp. TN58, encodes the following:
- a CDS encoding CarD family transcriptional regulator, translating into MTFKVGDTVVYPHHGAALIEAIETRQIKGVDKTYLVLKVAQGDLTVRVPADNAEFVGVRDVVGQDGLDRVFEVLRAPYAEEPTNWSRRYKANLEKLASGDVIKVAEVVRDLWRRERERGLSAGEKRMLAKARQILVSELALAENTNEDKAEALLDEVLAS